One window from the genome of Sulfodiicoccus acidiphilus encodes:
- a CDS encoding ABC transporter permease → MNKTLSDLLHRKSFLASIVILGLFAVLAAAAPVITPYSNPYLPSQARVAAPYAVPAWATVFPQYRNLPPNQNLILSTFRSEGGKVTEFNSTFLEVTVPPSGVVNVTFPVNWNYKPPYSFAVSFQLVPPKGYYILNVLIGQGNRTFWLYSVVPKDYAIPPQVGVPSTPSTIFLSSALLSASNSPYVSTLSPTQQALSGIYLPIYVFRSPGTYNLTLSLNNEGSTPQVFVFSKPTFSDKGYAYGRLGTDDNGASVFAEFVLGARFDLFIGLVASAMILAIGLVLGMLAGYVGGKVDLSLNAFTDFFLLLPGLPLLITVETILVVSGAIVRVSLATVIVLLIALLSWPGTMKIIRSQTLSLRSRTFVESSKALGAGNFRIMMRHILPNLAGILFAQLAYDVPGVILAESGLDFLGLGIRSFPTWGNMLGYATTAASTANSFAWWWVLPPGIGIVVLSLGFFYFGSALLDVLSPYRLRGE, encoded by the coding sequence ATGAACAAGACCCTCAGCGACCTATTACACAGGAAGTCCTTCTTGGCCTCCATAGTGATCCTTGGGTTATTTGCTGTCTTGGCGGCGGCGGCACCGGTCATAACCCCTTACAGTAATCCCTACTTACCGTCTCAGGCCAGGGTGGCGGCACCTTACGCCGTGCCCGCTTGGGCCACAGTTTTTCCTCAGTATAGGAACCTCCCCCCTAACCAGAATTTGATTCTCTCAACCTTCCGATCTGAGGGGGGAAAAGTTACCGAGTTCAATTCAACTTTCCTAGAGGTGACAGTGCCTCCTTCTGGTGTAGTCAATGTTACATTCCCGGTAAATTGGAATTACAAACCTCCTTATTCCTTCGCGGTATCTTTTCAACTGGTTCCTCCAAAAGGATACTACATACTTAATGTCTTGATAGGCCAGGGTAACAGGACGTTTTGGTTATATAGTGTCGTCCCGAAGGACTACGCGATCCCGCCCCAAGTTGGCGTACCAAGTACTCCAAGCACGATCTTCCTAAGTTCTGCCCTCCTGAGCGCTTCCAATTCACCTTACGTTTCAACGCTCTCTCCCACACAACAGGCCCTCAGTGGAATATACCTTCCAATTTACGTATTCCGTTCGCCTGGAACTTACAATCTCACCCTATCGTTGAACAACGAGGGTTCCACACCACAAGTTTTCGTCTTCAGTAAACCAACGTTCAGCGACAAGGGATATGCCTACGGTAGGTTGGGAACCGACGACAATGGTGCTAGCGTCTTCGCCGAGTTCGTGCTGGGAGCCAGATTCGACCTGTTCATAGGGTTAGTGGCCTCTGCCATGATTCTTGCGATTGGGCTAGTACTGGGGATGCTAGCTGGGTACGTGGGAGGAAAGGTGGACTTGTCCCTGAATGCCTTCACCGACTTCTTCCTGTTGCTACCAGGACTTCCTCTCTTGATCACGGTGGAGACCATACTGGTAGTCTCAGGGGCCATCGTGAGAGTCAGCTTAGCCACAGTGATCGTCCTATTGATCGCACTACTCTCTTGGCCGGGCACGATGAAGATAATCAGGTCCCAGACCCTCTCGCTCAGGAGTAGGACGTTCGTGGAGTCTTCCAAGGCCTTGGGGGCTGGTAACTTTCGAATAATGATGAGGCACATCCTTCCGAACTTAGCGGGGATCCTTTTCGCTCAGCTGGCCTACGACGTCCCAGGAGTGATATTAGCGGAATCCGGACTCGATTTCCTTGGGCTGGGCATAAGGAGCTTCCCCACGTGGGGGAACATGCTGGGATACGCCACAACTGCAGCGTCAACTGCGAACAGCTTCGCCTGGTGGTGGGTTCTCCCACCGGGGATTGGAATAGTAGTGCTAAGCCTCGGCTTCTTCTACTTCGGGAGCGCACTTCTAGACGTGTTGAGCCCATACAGGTTGAGAGGTGAGTGA
- a CDS encoding ABC transporter ATP-binding protein — MSETFEEDAINPVLLIDSLKVYFRTKGGYVKAADEVSTFVNEGGVTGLAGESGSGKSTVVSQVFRILPKNGEYLGGKVLFKNKDLMKMNLKEFSKEVRWKRMSLIPQASMDALDPVYRIKDQMLETILEHEDVSKAEAMERIYKSLESVGVPQEKAEMFPHELSGGQRQRVIIAMALLLNPDLVIADEPTTALDVITQAQIVSLLKGLQQSRGFSMMMVTHDLSLLAGVSDMVTIMYAGKVVELGGVDKIYSSPLHPYTQLLIKSIPDVRKWRERKLVSIPGYPPDLIDPPRGCRFHPRCPLAMPICKEKEPELLRVEPRHYVACHVTGVRR, encoded by the coding sequence GTGAGTGAGACGTTCGAAGAAGATGCAATAAATCCAGTGCTTCTCATAGACTCGCTGAAGGTGTACTTCAGAACTAAAGGGGGGTACGTGAAGGCAGCAGACGAAGTCTCCACCTTCGTCAACGAGGGAGGAGTGACGGGGCTCGCCGGAGAGTCGGGTTCAGGGAAGTCCACAGTGGTGAGTCAGGTTTTTAGAATACTTCCTAAGAACGGCGAGTACCTAGGAGGTAAGGTCCTCTTCAAGAACAAGGACTTAATGAAAATGAACCTCAAGGAGTTCAGCAAGGAGGTGAGGTGGAAGAGGATGTCATTGATACCTCAGGCCTCCATGGATGCACTGGATCCTGTTTACAGAATAAAGGATCAGATGCTGGAGACGATCCTGGAGCACGAGGACGTAAGTAAGGCAGAGGCGATGGAGAGAATATACAAGTCCCTGGAATCGGTTGGTGTGCCTCAAGAGAAGGCCGAAATGTTCCCCCACGAGCTCTCCGGAGGTCAGAGACAGAGGGTCATCATCGCCATGGCCCTGCTGCTCAATCCAGACTTAGTGATAGCCGACGAACCGACCACCGCTTTGGACGTCATAACACAAGCACAAATAGTGTCGTTGTTGAAGGGACTCCAACAGTCCAGGGGATTCAGCATGATGATGGTTACCCACGATCTCTCCCTACTTGCCGGAGTTAGCGACATGGTGACCATAATGTACGCTGGAAAGGTGGTGGAATTAGGAGGAGTGGACAAGATATACTCATCCCCCCTCCACCCCTACACCCAACTCCTCATAAAGTCCATACCCGACGTGCGAAAGTGGAGGGAGAGGAAGTTAGTGTCTATTCCAGGTTACCCGCCTGACCTGATAGATCCACCTAGGGGTTGCAGGTTCCACCCACGATGTCCCCTCGCTATGCCGATCTGTAAAGAGAAGGAACCCGAGCTCCTGAGAGTCGAACCTAGACACTACGTGGCCTGTCACGTGACGGGGGTGAGGAGATGA
- a CDS encoding ABC transporter ATP-binding protein — MIESKGLRVYFKSRSKIVKAVDGVNIAVGQKEIVGLIGESGSGKTTVGRTILALQRPVEGEVIWNGKNVFDLRGDELKEFRRRNQIIYQIPYEAVDIRYKVYDVVAEGIRIHRLASTKDEEREMVLKVLENMGLTPPEEYAVALPLQLSGGQLQRVAIARALVLNPEMIVADEPVSMLDMSIRAGVLNIFTELREKGTGVLMITHDISTVAYVADRVYVMYLGKVVEQGPVERIVENPLHPYTQALIAAVPKPDPSSKVEVRLKGEITQVQKGCPLHPRCPFAFNACRENEPQLKEVEPDHYVSCFLH; from the coding sequence ATGATAGAGAGCAAAGGACTCAGGGTTTACTTCAAGTCGAGGAGTAAGATTGTCAAGGCTGTCGACGGTGTTAACATCGCTGTGGGTCAGAAGGAGATCGTTGGGTTAATAGGGGAGTCTGGGAGCGGAAAGACGACGGTGGGGAGGACTATACTGGCCCTCCAGAGGCCAGTGGAAGGTGAAGTGATCTGGAACGGAAAGAACGTCTTTGACCTCAGGGGGGATGAGCTCAAGGAGTTCAGGAGAAGGAATCAAATTATCTATCAGATACCCTACGAGGCGGTGGACATAAGGTACAAGGTATATGACGTGGTGGCCGAGGGGATAAGGATACACAGACTAGCGAGCACTAAAGACGAAGAGAGAGAAATGGTGTTGAAGGTTCTCGAGAACATGGGATTGACTCCGCCAGAGGAGTACGCCGTAGCTCTACCTCTTCAGCTCTCTGGTGGGCAGTTACAGAGGGTCGCAATAGCCCGTGCCCTGGTTTTAAACCCCGAAATGATAGTAGCAGATGAACCTGTCTCCATGCTCGACATGTCCATAAGGGCTGGAGTGCTCAACATATTCACTGAACTCAGAGAGAAGGGAACTGGGGTGCTCATGATAACTCACGACATATCCACCGTCGCATACGTGGCCGACAGGGTTTACGTCATGTACCTAGGGAAGGTAGTCGAACAGGGACCTGTGGAGAGGATAGTTGAGAACCCGCTGCACCCATACACTCAGGCACTCATCGCGGCCGTCCCCAAGCCAGATCCCTCTAGTAAGGTAGAGGTAAGGTTAAAGGGCGAGATCACACAGGTCCAGAAGGGCTGTCCCCTACATCCTAGATGTCCCTTCGCATTCAATGCGTGCCGAGAGAACGAGCCGCAGCTCAAGGAGGTGGAGCCAGATCACTACGTCTCCTGTTTCCTACACTGA